The following nucleotide sequence is from Nitrospirota bacterium.
GGGTCGAATATCTTCTCGATATTTTCCCGGCTGATCCCCTCGCCTTCATCAATGACCGAAACAGTTGTGAAACCGTCCGCAGCATCCATGACAATTTCCAGTCTCCCGCCGTCAGGCATGGCCTGGGCCGCGTTTAAAATAATATTCATGAAGACCTGTTTCAGCAACTCGGAGTCGCCGTCGATAACTTTATCCGTCAGCTTCGTTGAAACGCGGACACCCCTGATCTCCATTAAGGGCTTAAGCATTGTCATTGAGTCCTCAACCACGCCGCTGAGTTTCACGTCCCTGAAAGACGGTTTCTGGTCTCTTGCGAACATAAGCATGTTGGTGAGGATGTTATTAAGGCTGTGTATCCCGCTTGAGATGCCCTTTGACATCTCCTCATGCCGGGTCCCTTTCAGGTCATTGGAAAGCATGGATGCAAACAGTTCCACGCTGCACAGGGGACTTCTTATTTCATGCACGATCTTTGCAGCCATCTCTCCCATCGCGATCAGCCTTGAATTCCTCTCCTGCAGTCTTTCAAGCTCGCTTACCCGCGCGTTCTTCCGCTCCAGTTCCTGGGTCAGGTACCTGACCTGTTCGCTGAGCTTCGTGTAGTAAGCCTCAAGGCTTTTTGACGCCTGAGTGAAACTGTAAAACGCCTCGTTCAGCTTGAGCGCTTTTTCCATTATTGATACACCTCGTCGATCTTGTTCAGGATGCTGAGACCTCTCAGTTTTGTCTTTGCCAGGCGGCTTACCAGCGAATCGCCTTTTTGCAGTTTGTCTAACATTTCATTTTTCCCTTCGGTATCGGATATGCTGCCGAGCCTGTACATTGCCCATTCGTCATCCGGATTTTTCTCATTGGCGAGACTGTAATATGCAAGCGCCTTGTCGTCTTTTTCTTTGTCATAATAATAATCGGCAAGTATGAGGTAGTCTCCAGCGTCGCCGTCAAACTTGTTTATCATCTTTTCATAAAACGCGACAACTTTTTGCGTATTGTCCGGCGCTGTTTCTTTCATGTCTTTGATTATCTTTCCCAGCAGCTTCAGGTCGGAGCTTTCAAATTCTTTTATTGCCATCAGGTTCTTTAACGCAGGATCAATACGTTTGTTAGAGTAGTTTATCCTTGCATCGATCCTCTGCACCGCGTCTCCGGCATCTTTCGTTTTTGAATCCTTAAATATAGTTATGTACCTCTCTGCCGAGGGCATATTCCCCAGCCCGACATAATAATCCGCGAGATCGAGCGCGGCAGTGGTCCTTGCCTTGCCGGACGTATTTTCCACAAGCCATGAACACAGCTTCAGGAACGGCTCGCCGTGGGGTTTCAGCTTTTTTGCGATCTTCATCAGGAACTCCTCCCTCGACGGGTCGAGCATCCACTGCCCGACCTCTTTCCATAAATCAGGAAGGCTTAATTCGCCGGTTGTCCTTTCGCTTGCCTCAAGCAGGAGCGTCTCAAGGTCCGCGAATGCCTCTGCCGGCGGCTCTTTACCGTAAACGACTTCCTTTAACAAAGAGACGGACTCTTTACTCCTTCCCTCTTTCTTGTAAAGTTTCGCGAGGAGGACCAGGGTTTCTTTATACCTGTTTGAGGAGTCAAAATGATTGTGCCTGATCTCCTCAAGGCTCGATATGGATTCCTTTAAATTATTCGCCTTCAAATAGGTCAGCGACAGATTCAGTAAGGCCTCCTCCTTAATCTTCCTGTCTTTTGAGAAACCTGCCGACTTAAAATATTCTATGGCCTTGGGATAATCAGCTTCTTCCATCGCGATCAGACCGAGGCTGATGATTGCGTTGTCTCTGAAGGGGCCCGTATTGATCTCAGACAGGTGCTTTTTTGCTTCAGCAAGCCTGCCGGTCACGCGCATATTCTCACCGATCAAATAGTAAGTCTCAGGTGATCTTCCGGGATAAGCGCTGTCAACGAGGGCTGCGTTATTATATGCCTTCCTGGCCTCTTCAACCTTCCCTGTTTTTTGCAATGCATTTGCCATGCTGAAGACCACATCGGGACCCCTGCCCGCATTTTCATAGTGCTGGACCGCTTCGGAAAACTCTCCTATCGCTGAAAGACTGTTTGCAAGGCCGAGATGGGCCTTTGCAATATATTTTGAGGACGGGAAATCTTTTAGAAAGATGAAATAGTTGGTCCTTGCTTCATAAACGAGCCCGACCTCCTGATAGATCTCCGCCCTTCTGATAAACGCCAGCTCTTTTAATTGCGCATCAGTTGAATATACGAACGCGAGCCTGAACTGCTCAATGGCTTCAAGATGTTTTTTTGCGCCGTCCAGCGCCTCTCCGTATATGAAGTGGTAGATACCGAGGGACCCGGCATCCTTCGGCTTGTTGCTGGAAAGCTCGGCTATTACCTTAAACGGGTTGTCCTCCGCCTTTAAAACCGACCATATCTTTTTATATTTTTCTGGAATGAAACTGTATTCATTGGTTGCTTTATCAGAGACCGTTACATCCGTTTTAGTATCTATATATTGCTCTGACAATTTGTTACTGAAATCTCCGTCGCCTTCATAAGGCAATGCCTTCAGCTTCCTGCTGACAGAAGTCGAAATACTTCTATTTGAAAATCCCCCTGCCTCCCCCTTTTTCAAAGGGGGACTTTTTTCCCCTCTATTAAGACCAACAGTAGGTGCTTTAAGCAGGGGATTCAGGGGAGGGTTTCCAACTTTTTTTAAGGGGGGATTATTTTTTTCTGCCGCGTTGACCGTCTTTGCATCCGCCTTTGGATATGCGTCAATGACAAGACGGCTCGGGCTGTCAAGTGAGAAGATTTTCAGGTCAGAACTGTTCTTCAGGGCGAATATAACGGCATCATTGTTTCTCCTGTAAGAAACAAGAAGCTTTTGTTGTTTAACTGCGAAGTCTGAACCGGGAAAGTTGACCAGGATTTCCTTGTCCTTCTGACTCACCTGGCCCCTTGATATCAGATCATTTGGTCCTTCCAGGACAATTCTTAAAAACCCGGGATGATCACTGGCCCTGATTTGAAGAGGAGCATTGTCGCTTTCAAGAGCGGCGTGTAAATCACTTAATTGAGGACAAAGCGCAAGCAGCATGAGTGTGATGACCGCACATAAAACATTCATGCCTGCTAAAACAGCAAGTAGCGTGCCAAATTCAACTATTGATTTATTAAGATATTACCTGGAAGAAATGCGTCAGTAAAATGACGGGAATCCGCTTTTATTTATTTCTCACTCAGTGGTCTTGGCGCCGAAGTCGATGGATTTTTTCTTCATTTTTTCGATCAGCGTGGTCCTGTTAAGACCGAGCAGGCTCGCGGCTTTGCTCTTTATGCCTTTGGACATTTCCAGCGCCTGAACGATCAGATTATTTTCTATTTCATCAAGCATCATGTTAAGGTCCACTCCCTCAGACGACAATGACTGCAATTTTGCAAGGCCCTTTTGCGCCTGGCGTTTTTCATGGAACCTCTCGGGAAGGTCCTCAGGGACAATGGTGTCTCCTTCCTTCAAAATGATGAGCCTCTCCAGCAGATTTTCAAGCTCCCGTACATTGCCGGGCCACCTGTAGTCTGTAAGATACCGCATCACTTCATGGGAAATGACCGGTTGCTCTTTCTTTTTCCTTCTTGAAAGCTCCGCGATAAAATGTTCGACCAGCAGCGGAATATCTTCTTTCATCCTCCTGAGAGGAGGCAGGTGGATTGGGATAACATTTAGTCTGTAGAAAAGGTCCTCTCTGAAGGCCTCTTCCTTCACGGCCTTTTCCAGGTCCCTGTTTGTAGCGGCAATGATCCTCACGTCAACCTTTATGGTTTTTACTCCGCCCACCCTTTCAAACTCTTTTTCCTGGAGGACACGGAGCAGCTTGACCTGAAGCGCGGGCGCCAGTTCGCCGATTTCGTCAAGAAAGAGCGTGCCGTTGTTTGCAAGCTCAAAACGCCCGATCCTTGTATTGACAGCCCCGGTGAACGCGCCTTTTTCATGGCCGAAGAGCTCGGACTCAAGGATGTCCTTTGGAATCGCGGCGCAATTCAGAGGGACAAATGTATTGCGCGCCCTTGAACTCTGATAGTGGATTGTCTTTGCGACAAGCTCTTTGCCGGTCCCGCTCTCCCCTGTGATAAGCACGGTGCTGTCGGTATCGGCGATCTTGTCGATGAACTTGATAACATTCTGTATAGGCAGGGAGTTTCCAATGATCTTGTGGGTGCTGAATTTCTTTTTCAGTTCCTTCTTCAGCCTGATATTTTCTTCCTGAAGTTGTGAAACATCAAGCGCCCTTTTTATGGTAAAGAACATATCTTCAAGATTGAATGGTTTTGTAATATAATCGAAGGCCCCGAGTTTCATTGCCTCGACTGCGGTCTGCACACTCGCATGCGCGGTGATCATTATCGGGGTGACGTCGATCTTTTCAGAGGCAATATTGCGCAGAACATCCATGCCGTTCATACCCGGCATCATAAGATCAAGCAGCAAAAGGCCAAATTTATCTTCTTTTAAAACAGACAGACCGGTTTCCCCGTCGGAAGCGGTCAGGACTTCAAACCCTTTGGTTTCAAGAAAATCTTTTAAAAGTCCTCTGATAGATGCTTCATCATCTATTACCAGGATACGCTGCATGGGTATATATTGCCATATTAAAAAAGCGACGTCAACACTTTGACAGGAAGAAATTTAATAGTATGAATTGATTACCGAATTTAATTTGAAAATGATTGGATAGATATAATTAAAGAATGTATCCTTCTCAATCCATTACAACGACCTTGTTGCGTCCCTCTCTCTTGGCCCTGTAGAGAGCCTCGTCTGCTTTCTTAATCATCATCTCCGCAGATTCTATACCTTTTCTGAATTCAGAAACTCCGAGGCTGATGGTCACCTTTATAATTTCACCGTCGTAATTAGTCTCCTGCTGTTCTATTGCCGCCCTGAAACGCTCCGCAACAGTAAGCGCCGCCGGGATCCCCGTCTCAGGAAGCAGGCAGCAGAATTCCTCTCCGCCGTACCGCGCCAGGTAATCCACGTTTCTGATAATTGAAGCGACCCTTGAGCTCACCGCTTTTAAGATGAAATCGCCGCACTGGTGTCCGTGCGTATCATTGACCTTTTTAAAAAAATCTATGTCCAGCATGACAAGGCTGAATACGCCGCCGTATCTCTGGTGCCTGTTAAACTCCTCACTGAGTTTGCTTTCAAGGAATCTCCTGTTATAAATTCCCGTAAGCCCGTCCCGCATGTTCATCTCCAGAAGTTTTTGCTCGTAGGCGGCAACTTCCGTGACATCCTGCACATAAATGAATAAATATTTTATTTCGTTGTTCTCATCACGGAGCGGTCCCATCGCGCAGCTCTGCTGCATAAA
It contains:
- a CDS encoding diguanylate cyclase; this translates as MFQQIFDAINIGIVILDKDLKVHGWNRWMEVHSGIDESKIKSSPIFDTFPHLNNPKFIRSCKSVFSFGNFCFFSQKLHRHLFPFKTTSYADSKFDFMQQSCAMGPLRDENNEIKYLFIYVQDVTEVAAYEQKLLEMNMRDGLTGIYNRRFLESKLSEEFNRHQRYGGVFSLVMLDIDFFKKVNDTHGHQCGDFILKAVSSRVASIIRNVDYLARYGGEEFCCLLPETGIPAALTVAERFRAAIEQQETNYDGEIIKVTISLGVSEFRKGIESAEMMIKKADEALYRAKREGRNKVVVMD
- a CDS encoding sigma-54-dependent Fis family transcriptional regulator; translation: MQRILVIDDEASIRGLLKDFLETKGFEVLTASDGETGLSVLKEDKFGLLLLDLMMPGMNGMDVLRNIASEKIDVTPIMITAHASVQTAVEAMKLGAFDYITKPFNLEDMFFTIKRALDVSQLQEENIRLKKELKKKFSTHKIIGNSLPIQNVIKFIDKIADTDSTVLITGESGTGKELVAKTIHYQSSRARNTFVPLNCAAIPKDILESELFGHEKGAFTGAVNTRIGRFELANNGTLFLDEIGELAPALQVKLLRVLQEKEFERVGGVKTIKVDVRIIAATNRDLEKAVKEEAFREDLFYRLNVIPIHLPPLRRMKEDIPLLVEHFIAELSRRKKKEQPVISHEVMRYLTDYRWPGNVRELENLLERLIILKEGDTIVPEDLPERFHEKRQAQKGLAKLQSLSSEGVDLNMMLDEIENNLIVQALEMSKGIKSKAASLLGLNRTTLIEKMKKKSIDFGAKTTE
- a CDS encoding tetratricopeptide repeat protein; protein product: MNVLCAVITLMLLALCPQLSDLHAALESDNAPLQIRASDHPGFLRIVLEGPNDLISRGQVSQKDKEILVNFPGSDFAVKQQKLLVSYRRNNDAVIFALKNSSDLKIFSLDSPSRLVIDAYPKADAKTVNAAEKNNPPLKKVGNPPLNPLLKAPTVGLNRGEKSPPLKKGEAGGFSNRSISTSVSRKLKALPYEGDGDFSNKLSEQYIDTKTDVTVSDKATNEYSFIPEKYKKIWSVLKAEDNPFKVIAELSSNKPKDAGSLGIYHFIYGEALDGAKKHLEAIEQFRLAFVYSTDAQLKELAFIRRAEIYQEVGLVYEARTNYFIFLKDFPSSKYIAKAHLGLANSLSAIGEFSEAVQHYENAGRGPDVVFSMANALQKTGKVEEARKAYNNAALVDSAYPGRSPETYYLIGENMRVTGRLAEAKKHLSEINTGPFRDNAIISLGLIAMEEADYPKAIEYFKSAGFSKDRKIKEEALLNLSLTYLKANNLKESISSLEEIRHNHFDSSNRYKETLVLLAKLYKKEGRSKESVSLLKEVVYGKEPPAEAFADLETLLLEASERTTGELSLPDLWKEVGQWMLDPSREEFLMKIAKKLKPHGEPFLKLCSWLVENTSGKARTTAALDLADYYVGLGNMPSAERYITIFKDSKTKDAGDAVQRIDARINYSNKRIDPALKNLMAIKEFESSDLKLLGKIIKDMKETAPDNTQKVVAFYEKMINKFDGDAGDYLILADYYYDKEKDDKALAYYSLANEKNPDDEWAMYRLGSISDTEGKNEMLDKLQKGDSLVSRLAKTKLRGLSILNKIDEVYQ